One window from the genome of Salvia miltiorrhiza cultivar Shanhuang (shh) chromosome 7, IMPLAD_Smil_shh, whole genome shotgun sequence encodes:
- the LOC130995669 gene encoding exocyst complex component EXO70B1, producing the protein MEEAHLQKHNSLSKISQITTSPNPQNSVDLSNDDACDQHSAHHTHEIAHNVDQFITTIAAIDDKSSDSPEIPDFIETFSKIIESRVKKYKKSSDTGTRFGKMTEDDLLFIHSVRRISKLTNALSEFPADSNVNPSMNQTSAALQHAMVFLEEEFRALLEDSRSDADAEIVLRLSSCSLKSQQDYCELEDPGQSEEYPAYSPEVVAKMHEIASTMISAGYETECCQVYYISRRNAIRKKMARMDFEIMWNMDDVAKAAWETLEAEISRWINVVKACSEIIFPGEKRLGEAVFADYPSICRSSLSNIIRGVVIQLLDFAEATAMAKRSAEKLFKYLDMYEALQCLVPTITGDSCWGDLIDEVSDAVDRIGESAVSNFCDLENSIKGDLARTPVPGGAVHPLTRYVMNYLKYTCDYKDTLEKIFEKHTQLVRRFPVAVSLDLEKESESPHNFETMAGTTAFSIQVVTVMDLLDGNLDKKSKLYRDTALRYIFLMNNGRYILQKVKGASEILQVMGDTWCRRRSTVVRQYHKNYQRETWNRVLQTLNQEGLVVNGKPNKPLIKERFKIFTTTFEEIYRSQTTWVVSDEQLQSELRISISAVLIPAYRAFVGRFRQYMDNHRQADKYIKYQPEDVETMIEKLFEGNSISMLRRK; encoded by the coding sequence ATGGAAGAAGCCCATCTCCAGAAACACAACAGTTTGAGCAAAATATCCCAAATTACAACCAGCCCCAACCCCCAAAATTCGGTTGATCTATCCAACGACGATGCATGCGATCAACATTCTGCGCATCACACCCATGAAATCGCGCACAATGTTGATCAATTCATCACTACGATCGCCGCAATCGACGACAAATCGTCCGACTCACCGGAAATTCCTGATTTCATCGAGACCTTCTCCAAAATCATCGAATCAAGAGTGAAGAAATACAAAAAATCCAGCGACACCGGCACGAGATTCGGCAAGATGACGGAGGACGATTTGCTGTTCATCCACTCCGTCCGGCGCATCTCCAAATTGACGAACGCGTTGAGCGAGTTCCCGGCGGATTCGAACGTGAACCCGTCGATGAATCAGACGAGCGCGGCGCTGCAGCACGCCATGGTGTTTCTGGAGGAGGAATTCCGCGCCTTGTTGGAGGATTCGAGGAGCGATGCGGATGCTGAGATTGTGCTCAGATTGTCGTCTTGCAGTTTGAAGAGTCAACAGGATTACTGCGAACTGGAGGATCCCGGGCAGTCGGAAGAATATCCGGCCTACTCGCCGGAGGTGGTGGCGAAGATGCACGAGATCGCGTCGACCATGATCTCCGCGGGGTACGAGACGGAGTGCTGCCAGGTGTACTACATCTCGCGGCGGAACGCCATCCGGAAGAAGATGGCGCGGATGGATTTCGAGATCATGTGGAACATGGACGACGTGGCCAAGGCGGCGTGGGAGACGCTGGAGGCGGAGATCTCGCGGTGGATCAACGTCGTCAAAGCCTGCTCGGAGATCATCTTCCCGGGGGAGAAGCGCCTCGGCGAGGCCGTCTTCGCCGACTACCCGTCCATCTGCCGGAGCTCACTGAGCAACATAATCCGCGGGGTGGTGATCCAGCTCCTGGACTTCGCGGAGGCGACGGCCATGGCGAAGCGGTCGGCGGAGAAGCTGTTCAAATACCTGGACATGTACGAGGCGCTGCAGTGCCTGGTCCCCACCATCACGGGCGACTCGTGCTGGGGAGATCTGATCGATGAGGTGTCGGACGCGGTGGACCGGATCGGAGAGTCGGCGGTGAGCAACTTCTGCGATCTGGAGAACTCGATCAAGGGCGACTTGGCGAGGACCCCGGTGCCCGGCGGCGCAGTGCACCCGCTCACGCGCTACGTCATGAATTACCTGAAATACACGTGCGACTACAAGGACACGCTGGAGAAGATATTCGAGAAGCACACGCAGCTGGTGAGGAGATTCCCGGTGGCCGTGAGCCTGGATTTGGAGAAGGAGAGCGAGAGCCCTCACAACTTCGAAACCATGGCGGGGACCACGGCGTTCTCCATCCAGGTGGTGACGGTGATGGACCTGCTGGACGGGAATCTGGACAAGAAGTCGAAGCTGTACCGCGACACGGCGCTGCGGTACATATTCCTGATGAACAACGGGAGATACATTCTGCAGAAGGTGAAAGGGGCGAGCGAGATCCTGCAGGTGATGGGGGACACGTGGTGCCGGCGGCGGTCGACGGTGGTGCGCCAGTACCACAAGAACTACCAGCGGGAGACGTGGAACAGGGTGCTGCAGACGCTGAACCAGGAGGGGCTGGTCGTGAACGGGAAGCCCAACAAGCCGCTCATCAAGGAGAGGTTCAAGATCTTCACCACCACCTTCGAGGAGATATACAGGTCGCAGACCACCTGGGTGGTCAGCGACGAGCAGCTGCAGTCGGAGCTGCGGATATCCATATCGGCCGTCTTGATTCCAGCCTACCGCGCCTTCGTCGGCCGCTTCCGCCAGTACATGGACAACCACAGGCAGGCCGATAAGTACATCAAATACCAGCCCGAGGATGTTGAGACCATGATTGAGAAGCTTTTTGAGGGCAATAGTATTTCCATGCTCAGGAGGAAATAG